From the genome of Novosphingobium sp. TH158, one region includes:
- a CDS encoding NAD(P)-dependent oxidoreductase, whose protein sequence is MILVTGSAGLIGTAVLGLLAEAGIAARGFDMREDAAQDTRNSSALAEALDGATGVVHLAAVSRVVWAQNDPDLTQQVNVEALRSLIGLMQDSPLSPWLIFASSREVYGEQARLPVVEDDPLEPLNTYARSKVAGEEQTAAARGGGMRAQTVRFSNVYGSTADHEDRVVPAFARTAALGGELRIDGSENLFDFTHVDDAALGLFKAIVAMIEGRDLPSIHFLTGKGTTLGELAAMAVKEARRPVTLREAPPRRFDVARFVGDPSRARELLGWEAKIPVEAGFARLVDDFAKLAEADGAPAVASAR, encoded by the coding sequence ATGATTTTGGTTACTGGCTCTGCCGGTCTGATCGGCACGGCCGTGCTCGGGCTTCTTGCCGAGGCGGGTATCGCTGCCCGTGGTTTCGACATGCGTGAGGATGCTGCCCAGGACACGCGGAACAGTAGCGCCCTTGCCGAGGCGCTGGATGGTGCCACCGGGGTCGTTCACCTTGCCGCAGTATCGCGCGTGGTCTGGGCGCAGAATGATCCGGATCTGACGCAGCAGGTCAATGTCGAGGCGCTTCGTTCGCTGATCGGGCTGATGCAGGACAGCCCGCTTTCGCCCTGGCTGATCTTCGCCAGCAGCCGCGAGGTCTATGGCGAACAGGCCCGCCTGCCAGTGGTCGAGGATGATCCGCTGGAGCCGCTCAACACCTACGCCCGCTCCAAGGTTGCAGGGGAGGAACAGACCGCGGCGGCAAGGGGCGGCGGCATGCGCGCACAGACGGTGCGTTTTTCGAACGTCTATGGATCGACAGCCGACCATGAAGACCGGGTCGTGCCGGCCTTTGCGCGCACCGCCGCGCTGGGCGGCGAACTGCGCATCGATGGATCGGAGAACCTGTTCGATTTCACCCATGTCGACGATGCGGCGCTTGGCCTGTTCAAGGCGATCGTGGCGATGATCGAAGGGCGCGATCTGCCGAGCATCCACTTCCTGACCGGCAAGGGCACCACCCTCGGCGAACTGGCTGCCATGGCCGTCAAGGAAGCCCGTCGCCCGGTAACCCTGCGCGAAGCACCGCCGCGCCGGTTCGATGTGGCGCGCTTCGTCGGCGATCCCTCCCGCGCAAGGGAGCTGCTGGGCTGGGAGGCGAAAATCCCGGTCGAGGCGGGCTTCGCGCGGCTGGTTGACGATTTCGCAAAGCTGGCCGAGGCTGACGGAGCGCCTGCGGTGGCCAGCGCACGCTGA
- a CDS encoding NAD(P)/FAD-dependent oxidoreductase, with protein MKTDCEPTDIPAIEEIDVPRLLEKYAHERDRRMRPEAQEQYVSPRGKFAEISDADPHMPLIEREPIAEDLDVMVLGGGFGGVLAGYYLRQAGLGDFRIVDHAGDFGGCWYWNRYPGVECDNVSYVYLPLLEEMGFMPSKKFSPGYEIREYIQSIASKAGLYDKALMHTRVNAMRWDESISRWRVTTNRGDELRPRFIVFSHSPANTPKLPDIPGLDAFGGTIFHSSRWDYDYTGGSQKMPVLDKLHDKRVAVLGTGASAVQIVPFLGEYAKHVHVIQRTPSSVDARDNRDTDPDWAASLKPGWHQEMLVNFQHGLWNGLGRDEPDQICDIWTEINRNIRHEREQAGWPELGLEELLALRDQHDHRTMERMRRRVDEIVADKDTAERLKPYYRYLCKRPCSNDNYYPAFNRPNVDLIDVSDTRGLEGLTAKGFTHQGKEHEVDCIILASGYEQTSSLRKRWSFDVAEGRNGLSLFDHWDAGYKTLHGMSTHGFPNKFFIGFVQGGVHASTTETFRRQAEHIAYIISTAKQRGIKSMELTREAEDAWVAHHRATELDVESFARACTPGYYNSEGGEVFRYFLGDSYGPGPYAFWEKLAEWRADDRLEGFDCKF; from the coding sequence ATGAAAACAGACTGCGAACCGACCGACATTCCGGCAATCGAAGAGATCGATGTGCCGCGACTGCTGGAAAAGTACGCGCATGAGCGGGACCGGCGCATGCGTCCCGAGGCGCAGGAGCAATATGTCTCGCCACGCGGCAAGTTTGCCGAGATCAGCGATGCCGATCCGCACATGCCGCTCATCGAGCGCGAACCGATAGCGGAAGACCTCGACGTCATGGTCCTGGGCGGCGGCTTTGGCGGCGTGCTGGCCGGTTATTACCTGCGCCAGGCGGGACTGGGCGATTTCCGCATCGTCGACCACGCCGGCGATTTCGGCGGTTGCTGGTACTGGAACCGCTATCCCGGCGTGGAGTGCGACAACGTCTCCTACGTTTACCTGCCGCTGCTCGAAGAAATGGGCTTCATGCCCTCGAAGAAGTTTTCGCCAGGCTATGAGATCCGCGAGTATATCCAGAGCATCGCCAGCAAGGCCGGGCTTTACGACAAGGCCCTGATGCATACCCGGGTCAACGCGATGCGCTGGGACGAAAGCATCAGCCGCTGGCGCGTCACGACCAACCGCGGCGACGAACTGCGCCCGCGCTTCATCGTTTTCTCGCACAGCCCCGCAAACACCCCGAAGCTGCCCGACATTCCGGGCCTCGACGCGTTCGGCGGCACAATTTTCCATAGCTCGCGCTGGGATTACGATTACACCGGCGGCAGCCAGAAAATGCCCGTGCTCGACAAGCTGCACGACAAGCGCGTTGCCGTGCTGGGGACCGGCGCCTCCGCTGTCCAGATCGTGCCCTTCCTTGGCGAATACGCGAAGCACGTCCACGTGATCCAGCGCACGCCTTCGAGCGTCGATGCCAGGGACAATCGCGATACCGATCCGGACTGGGCGGCATCGCTCAAGCCCGGCTGGCATCAGGAAATGCTGGTGAATTTCCAGCACGGCCTGTGGAACGGTCTCGGCCGGGACGAGCCTGACCAGATCTGCGACATCTGGACCGAGATCAATCGCAACATCCGCCACGAGCGCGAACAGGCAGGCTGGCCGGAACTGGGCCTGGAAGAACTGCTCGCCCTGCGTGACCAGCACGATCACCGTACGATGGAACGGATGCGGCGGCGGGTGGACGAGATCGTTGCCGACAAGGACACCGCCGAGCGGCTGAAGCCCTATTACCGCTATCTCTGCAAGCGGCCCTGCTCGAACGACAATTACTACCCGGCCTTCAACCGGCCGAATGTCGATCTGATCGACGTGTCGGATACACGCGGCCTTGAAGGCCTGACCGCCAAGGGTTTCACCCACCAGGGCAAGGAGCACGAGGTCGACTGCATCATCCTTGCCAGCGGTTATGAGCAGACCAGCTCGTTGCGCAAGCGGTGGTCATTCGACGTTGCCGAGGGCCGCAACGGCCTGTCGCTCTTCGACCACTGGGACGCTGGCTACAAGACGCTGCACGGCATGAGCACGCACGGCTTTCCGAACAAGTTCTTCATCGGTTTCGTGCAGGGCGGCGTTCACGCATCGACCACCGAGACTTTCCGGCGCCAGGCCGAGCATATCGCCTATATCATTTCGACGGCGAAGCAGCGCGGCATCAAGTCCATGGAACTGACCAGGGAGGCGGAGGACGCCTGGGTGGCGCACCACCGCGCCACCGAACTGGACGTGGAAAGCTTCGCACGCGCCTGCACGCCGGGCTACTACAACAGCGAAGGCGGCGAGGTTTTCCGCTATTTCCTCGGCGATTCCTACGGCCCCGGGCCCTATGCCTTCTGGGAGAAGCTGGCCGAATGGCGCGCCGACGACCGGCTCGAAGGCTTTGACTGCAAGTTTTGA
- a CDS encoding TetR/AcrR family transcriptional regulator — protein sequence MQRGADEAARPRKIGRPTLSDGQLLDIALDLFLNDGYEGTSVEAIALAAGMAKRTIYARYADKETLFRSALSRAIEDWIVPVERLQAAECDDLRETLRNVGGILVENILSPSGLRLFRLTNTVSSRMPELAAANVRQGTEPTVAFLTDLFARRVELSDRSGFDAGEAAHAFLHLVVGGPSSMAAWGVEFDAAELQRRTYSSIELFLNGLLPRPVPSEDTEEQNRRLRQMLTDALLENAVLREEMERRN from the coding sequence GTGCAGCGCGGCGCGGACGAGGCGGCCAGGCCCCGCAAGATCGGCCGGCCGACGCTGAGTGACGGGCAATTGCTCGATATCGCGCTCGATCTGTTCCTCAACGACGGATACGAGGGCACCAGCGTAGAAGCTATCGCGCTCGCGGCAGGAATGGCGAAGCGTACGATCTATGCCCGCTATGCCGACAAGGAGACCCTGTTCCGCTCCGCGCTGAGTCGCGCGATCGAGGACTGGATCGTGCCTGTGGAGCGCCTTCAGGCGGCAGAGTGCGATGACCTGCGCGAAACGCTGCGCAATGTCGGCGGGATACTCGTCGAAAATATTCTCAGCCCTTCGGGTTTGCGGCTGTTTCGCCTGACCAACACCGTCTCCAGCCGCATGCCCGAACTGGCAGCCGCGAATGTCCGGCAGGGGACGGAGCCGACTGTCGCCTTCCTGACGGACCTGTTTGCGCGGCGGGTCGAACTTTCGGACCGGTCGGGCTTCGATGCCGGCGAAGCGGCCCATGCCTTTCTTCACCTCGTCGTGGGCGGGCCATCGAGCATGGCGGCCTGGGGGGTGGAATTCGATGCCGCAGAACTGCAACGCCGGACATACAGCTCGATCGAGCTGTTCCTCAACGGCCTCCTGCCGCGCCCCGTTCCGAGCGAAGACACCGAAGAGCAGAACCGCCGCCTTCGCCAGATGCTGACGGACGCCCTCCTAGAAAACGCCGTCCTGCGGGAAGAAATGGAGCGCCGGAACTGA